In one Macrobrachium rosenbergii isolate ZJJX-2024 chromosome 53, ASM4041242v1, whole genome shotgun sequence genomic region, the following are encoded:
- the LOC136834137 gene encoding uncharacterized protein, whose amino-acid sequence MIGAKVEEHKKNITEVLEALKRHGMKINPTKCRFFQLEVEFLGHIVTSEGLKPCADKVAAIKEFPQPKNAKEAASFLGLTGYYRKFIKDFGKIQRPLDSLRKQLDFHWGQEEEIAFQELKISLTINELLAYPKFDRIDHF is encoded by the coding sequence ATGATAGGGGCTAAAGTAGAAGAACATAAGAAGAACATTACtgaagtcttagaagctttaaagagacatggtatgaaaattaatccaACCAAATGTAGATTCTTTCAGCTggaagttgaatttttggggcacatcgtaacatctgaaggccttaagccttgtgcagataaagtagcagcaattaaagaattccCCCAACCGAAAAATGCAAAAGAAGCAGCCAGTTTCCTCGGGCTCACAGGCTACTAtcgtaaattcataaaagattttggtaaaatacaaagaccactagattcattgaggaaacagttggattttcattggggacaggaggaagaaatagcttttcaagaattaaagatttcactcactatTAATGAACTTTTAGCTTATCCAAAGTTCGATCGAATCGACCATTTCTAG